Sequence from the Hydrotalea sp. genome:
TTATTATACCTATCCCAGTTTTCGACCGGTGTATTTTTTACGTCGCCCCAGCATGGTCAGTGCCGCCCTGGTCGAGCAATATGAAAATGTGGAAAAAAGTAGTGGCCATAAATTGCTGAGCATGTTGCTGGGCGAGGGGTTACTGACATCTGACGAACCGGCGCACCGCGTGCAACGCCGCGCCATTCAACCGCGATTTCACAGCAAGCGCATCGATAGTTATTGCCAACACATGGTGGCCGAAACCAAAAAACATTTCGCCAACTTGCCGCTTGGCAAGGTGCTAGATATTCATGAGGAGATGCACGACCTGACCATGAAAATCGTTACCCGCACGTTGTTTGACATGACCTTTTCGGGGGAGGTTGAAAAGATTCAACGTTCGACCGACGTGCTCGGCCATCAACTATATAAAATGATTATCAACCCCCTGTCGTTTATTTTGCTACGCCTGCCGGTGCCGGCGACGTTAAAGATTTTTTATCACAAACATTATTTTCATCGCGTCATAAATACATTGGTCGCCGAAAAAATAAAACAGCGCGCGCTTAAAAACGCGGCGCGTAAAAAACAAGACGATGACCAAGACCAAGACCTGTTATCGATGTTGCTCGAAATTTATCCGATGGGTAAAAACAAAAAACAAAACCGCGCATCGTTAAAAATGATACGCGACCAGGCCCTGACGTTTTTTTTGGCCGGCCACGAAACAACCGCCAACGCCCTTGCATGGGCATGGTATTTGATTGACAAAAACCCACGGGTGCGCAAAAAAATGCAGGCCGAAATTGCCGGACTGCTGGGCGATAAAGACGCCAACAAGCGCGACCTAACCCTGGCTGACCTTGGGCAATTGCCATACACGCAACAGGTTTTTAAGGAAACCCTGCGCCTTTACCCGACCGCTTGGGTTATTGGCCGGCATGTGGTGAAGGATTTTACGATGGATGGTTATAACATAAAAAATGGCGATGAGTTGGTTTTTTCACCCTACCTGTCGCATCGCGACCCGCGGTATTTTAAAAACCCCGAAGAATTTTTACCCGAACGTTGGACGGCCGAATTTGAAAAACAATTGCCGCGCGGCGCCTATTACCCATTTGGTGCCGGCCCGCGATTTTGCATCGGCTGGCAATTCGCCCAGATGGAGGGGGCGGTTGTCCTGGCCCAGGTGCTCCGTGATTTTACCCTGACGCTAAAACCCGCCAATTTTAAACCTGAATTATTTTCCGGCATCACCCTGAAACCCAAAAACGGCATGCCGATGATGCTCGCCCATCGCGCGCTTGACCAATAGTCGATTCGCGGCATCGGGCGGGCATTTATTACATTTGCTAAGTCGTGGCATGCTTGGTGCACGCTGGCATCCACGCCGCTTGCATGCCCATTTCTATTTTATTTCATTTTACGTTATTTTCTTTGTCTGTCGTTTGTTAATCATTTCTAAAATCGTTTCATAAAATATAAAACTTTTTTGCTTACGATAAAAAAACCAAGCCAAAAAATAAAAACCTGACAATAAATATAAAACTATATTATATTCAAAACCTAAAATATAAACCTAACATAATCCTAAAGAAGTAATAATAATGCGAAAGACGACTATTCACCTGCCCATCATCGGCTAAAAACCACTGCGCTAGTATTTTATTGTTTTTAACTTTCATAAATAGTTAAACATTATTTTAAAGTTAAAAAAAGATACCCCCCCTATTTTATCGCAAAAAACAACCGCTGGTTGTTGCTATTTTTTTGGCTTTGGCGGACAATGTTAATAGGAGAGGGGGCAATAGCAATGAATAAAAAATACAGCATTGCTTTAACATTGTTACGGGGAGCGTTCGTTGGGATAGGCATTGCGATTTTCGCATATAAT
This genomic interval carries:
- a CDS encoding cytochrome P450, which gives rise to MSKIKKTLVEHFTKDSSKQPAQPPQTPKGPFTNDVRGFFALLKKQKYIRDNFLQFAADNVERYGDIFVLYYTYPSFRPVYFLRRPSMVSAALVEQYENVEKSSGHKLLSMLLGEGLLTSDEPAHRVQRRAIQPRFHSKRIDSYCQHMVAETKKHFANLPLGKVLDIHEEMHDLTMKIVTRTLFDMTFSGEVEKIQRSTDVLGHQLYKMIINPLSFILLRLPVPATLKIFYHKHYFHRVINTLVAEKIKQRALKNAARKKQDDDQDQDLLSMLLEIYPMGKNKKQNRASLKMIRDQALTFFLAGHETTANALAWAWYLIDKNPRVRKKMQAEIAGLLGDKDANKRDLTLADLGQLPYTQQVFKETLRLYPTAWVIGRHVVKDFTMDGYNIKNGDELVFSPYLSHRDPRYFKNPEEFLPERWTAEFEKQLPRGAYYPFGAGPRFCIGWQFAQMEGAVVLAQVLRDFTLTLKPANFKPELFSGITLKPKNGMPMMLAHRALDQ